From Cecembia calidifontis, one genomic window encodes:
- a CDS encoding sugar phosphate isomerase/epimerase family protein codes for MKNRREFLKNSLMVATGLSLTPLWLEGAPAIIKSYNKPNSKINGVQIGCITYSYRSMQDQSLEANIQYIKESGISAVEMMGEPVEYFAGMPQPTFNRMRAFQLGGKQRRGEELTASEKEELAEIRSQSEAYAKLVADWRNKTDFKKFEQAAKMFKDAGIEVYAFKPNAFGVNNSDAEVAYGMKAAKILGASHITLEHPSDDAQTLRLGKLGDIHKMKVGYHGHEQQTFTFWDTSLAQSKSNGLNFDIGHYIAAGHPDMMELIQKQQARIWSMHIKDRQTPANGKGNLAWGTGDTPVEEVLRMMRDKKYKFPATIELEYQVPGNSDAVKEVQKCLEFCRKALV; via the coding sequence ATGAAAAACAGAAGAGAATTTTTGAAAAACTCCTTAATGGTTGCAACTGGACTATCCCTGACGCCTTTGTGGCTGGAAGGGGCTCCGGCCATCATCAAATCCTACAATAAGCCCAATTCCAAGATCAATGGGGTGCAGATAGGTTGTATAACCTATTCTTATCGCTCTATGCAGGATCAGAGCCTTGAAGCAAACATTCAGTATATCAAAGAGTCGGGCATAAGTGCAGTGGAAATGATGGGGGAACCAGTGGAATATTTTGCCGGGATGCCACAACCAACCTTCAACCGGATGAGGGCTTTCCAATTAGGGGGCAAACAGCGAAGGGGTGAGGAACTGACCGCAAGTGAAAAGGAAGAATTGGCGGAAATCAGATCCCAATCAGAGGCATACGCCAAGCTTGTAGCGGATTGGAGAAACAAGACTGATTTCAAAAAATTTGAGCAGGCAGCCAAAATGTTTAAAGATGCCGGAATTGAGGTTTATGCTTTTAAGCCCAATGCTTTTGGCGTAAATAATTCAGACGCCGAAGTAGCTTATGGCATGAAAGCAGCGAAAATTCTGGGTGCCAGCCATATCACCTTGGAGCATCCATCCGATGATGCTCAAACCCTCCGTCTGGGAAAACTGGGAGATATCCACAAAATGAAAGTGGGCTATCACGGACACGAGCAGCAGACTTTTACCTTTTGGGACACTTCCTTGGCACAGAGCAAAAGCAATGGACTGAACTTCGATATTGGCCACTACATAGCAGCAGGCCATCCCGACATGATGGAACTCATCCAAAAACAACAGGCAAGAATCTGGAGCATGCACATCAAAGACCGTCAAACCCCCGCTAACGGAAAAGGCAATTTAGCTTGGGGAACGGGAGATACGCCTGTTGAAGAAGTATTGAGGATGATGCGCGACAAAAAATATAAATTTCCTGCCACCATCGAGCTGGAATACCAGGTTCCGGGCAATTCTGACGCCGTTAAAGAAGTACAAAAATGCCTTGAATTCTGTAGAAAGGCCCTAGTTTAA
- a CDS encoding PQQ-dependent sugar dehydrogenase yields MRFSLIFTFCTLLLFSCKDRQDDPSIKPEDNRFTKVVLTEGMDEPMEMTFLPGRRILFVERKGAVKVFDENTGELTQVGFVPVNTKYTNKEGVVREAEEGLMGVIADPNYEKNNWIYMYYADPDVPKHVLARWELKGNELIEASKKILLEVPTQREECCHTGGGMVFDKDGNLYLTTGNNTVNPREGTSNLDERPGHENSDDQRAPSNTNDLRGKILRIKPEPDGTYSIPKGNLFPVGMEKTRPEIYTMGHRNPWRPTLDSKTGYLYWGEVGPDAVTDSIWGPKGYDEFNQAKGPGFFGWPYFIGDNQAYTRHDYETNTYGEPYDVNNPVNESVNNTGLKELPPPIPAMIWYPYGVSEEFPMLGSSGRSATGGPVFRKTDFKKDAPFVFPAYYEGKWLIVDFMRGWIMAVTMDNNGDYVSMERFLPNETFSSAIDMDFGPDGALYILEYGSAWFRGNPNSRIVKIEYNGGNRKPIVQASADKNAGAVPFTAHLSAEGTLDYDSYDQGKLKYEWKILSDKGTQTLLKEKNPSFNFNEAGTYQVTLTVTDTKGEQNSAGFQIFAGNEPPQVKIEFSGNRTFYFGQPEIQYAVMVSDKEDGSTQEGKIKAEEVAITFDYVPSGFDPIEIASKQSGAETMAILNLGKNLIEGSDCKSCHQYDKSSIGPSYVAVAEKYAKTPGNIEYLVDKILNGGSGVWGDHGMSAHPELSEADAKRMVDFILSMNEVKPTVIPLPLSGSIKPEIPDGEDGQGSFLLRASYTDKGAGQIASLSGVDFVALKNPYVDPQSAEIRKGVNLLTTPSINFFMVGDQSHIGFKSIDLTGVEAINIFVNVSPRNGAVGGIIEARLGSPEGEIIGQSPKMEPLNQGFRRPPAGMNPIQWRRENTPQAKIKIKKTHGLQDVFFIFRNTDAGKEDILMSVAEIQFSNKDSQD; encoded by the coding sequence ATGAGGTTTAGCCTGATATTTACTTTCTGCACCCTCCTGCTTTTCTCCTGTAAAGACCGCCAGGATGATCCCAGCATCAAGCCCGAAGACAACCGCTTTACCAAGGTAGTCCTGACAGAAGGAATGGACGAGCCTATGGAAATGACCTTTCTACCCGGTAGACGCATCCTGTTTGTAGAAAGAAAAGGAGCGGTCAAAGTATTTGATGAAAATACAGGGGAATTGACCCAAGTGGGTTTTGTTCCTGTGAATACCAAATACACCAACAAAGAAGGGGTGGTCAGAGAAGCAGAGGAAGGGCTGATGGGAGTAATCGCAGATCCCAATTATGAAAAAAACAACTGGATTTACATGTACTATGCAGATCCGGATGTACCCAAACATGTTTTGGCAAGATGGGAACTCAAAGGAAATGAACTGATTGAGGCTTCCAAGAAAATCCTTCTGGAAGTCCCTACCCAAAGGGAAGAATGCTGCCATACCGGCGGTGGAATGGTATTTGACAAGGATGGAAATCTTTACCTGACTACGGGTAACAATACCGTCAATCCAAGAGAAGGGACTTCCAATTTGGATGAAAGGCCAGGGCATGAAAACTCAGATGATCAAAGGGCACCCAGCAATACCAATGACCTGAGAGGAAAAATCCTCAGGATCAAACCCGAACCTGACGGCACTTACAGCATTCCCAAGGGAAATTTATTCCCGGTGGGCATGGAAAAAACCCGTCCTGAAATCTATACCATGGGCCATCGAAATCCATGGAGGCCAACTTTGGACAGCAAAACAGGATACCTGTATTGGGGAGAAGTGGGACCTGATGCAGTTACTGATTCCATTTGGGGCCCTAAAGGTTATGATGAATTTAATCAGGCCAAAGGCCCCGGATTTTTTGGCTGGCCTTATTTTATTGGTGATAACCAAGCTTATACCAGACATGACTATGAGACCAATACCTATGGGGAACCCTATGATGTCAATAACCCTGTCAACGAATCTGTCAACAACACAGGATTGAAAGAACTCCCCCCTCCTATCCCGGCCATGATTTGGTATCCTTATGGCGTCTCAGAAGAATTCCCTATGCTGGGAAGTTCCGGCCGTTCCGCTACAGGAGGACCTGTTTTTAGAAAAACAGATTTCAAAAAAGATGCACCATTTGTCTTTCCGGCTTACTATGAGGGCAAATGGTTGATCGTGGACTTTATGCGTGGCTGGATCATGGCCGTGACCATGGATAATAATGGGGATTATGTCTCTATGGAGCGATTTTTGCCCAATGAAACCTTTAGTTCTGCAATAGACATGGATTTTGGTCCTGATGGCGCGCTCTACATCCTGGAATATGGCTCTGCCTGGTTCCGTGGCAACCCCAATTCCAGGATTGTGAAAATCGAATACAATGGCGGTAACCGAAAGCCAATTGTACAGGCTTCTGCTGATAAAAATGCCGGGGCTGTGCCTTTTACCGCTCATCTATCCGCTGAAGGCACACTGGATTATGATTCCTATGATCAGGGAAAATTAAAATATGAATGGAAGATCCTTTCAGACAAGGGCACACAAACGCTTTTGAAAGAAAAAAACCCTTCTTTTAATTTCAATGAAGCCGGAACCTATCAGGTGACATTAACGGTGACGGACACCAAAGGGGAGCAAAACAGCGCCGGATTCCAGATCTTTGCAGGTAACGAACCCCCACAGGTAAAAATTGAATTTTCAGGAAACAGGACATTCTATTTTGGACAACCTGAAATCCAATATGCTGTAATGGTTTCGGACAAGGAAGACGGATCTACCCAAGAGGGAAAAATCAAGGCAGAAGAAGTCGCCATTACCTTTGATTATGTACCATCCGGATTTGATCCGATTGAAATAGCTTCCAAGCAAAGCGGAGCAGAAACCATGGCTATCCTGAACCTAGGAAAAAATCTGATCGAAGGCAGTGATTGCAAATCATGTCACCAATATGACAAATCATCCATAGGTCCAAGCTATGTGGCCGTGGCGGAAAAGTATGCTAAAACACCGGGTAACATCGAATATTTGGTGGATAAAATCCTCAATGGGGGCAGCGGCGTATGGGGTGACCATGGAATGAGCGCCCATCCCGAACTCAGTGAGGCAGATGCCAAAAGAATGGTGGACTTTATCCTTAGTATGAATGAAGTGAAACCAACTGTAATTCCTTTGCCACTAAGCGGTAGCATCAAACCGGAAATTCCTGATGGAGAAGATGGGCAGGGAAGTTTCCTTCTGAGGGCTTCCTATACCGACAAAGGAGCAGGCCAAATTGCTTCCCTAAGTGGAGTGGATTTTGTAGCGCTTAAAAACCCATATGTAGACCCTCAGTCAGCAGAGATCAGAAAGGGAGTCAATTTATTGACCACACCAAGCATCAATTTCTTTATGGTGGGAGATCAGTCCCACATCGGTTTCAAATCCATTGACCTGACTGGCGTGGAAGCTATCAACATCTTTGTCAATGTGAGCCCAAGAAATGGAGCTGTGGGAGGAATTATTGAAGCCAGGTTGGGTAGTCCGGAGGGTGAAATAATCGGTCAATCCCCAAAAATGGAACCCTTGAACCAGGGCTTCAGAAGGCCACCAGCAGGTATGAACCCCATTCAATGGCGTAGGGAAAACACCCCTCAAGCGAAGATCAAAATCAAGAAAACCCATGGATTACAGGATGTTTTCTTTATCTTCAGAAACACTGACGCAGGCAAGGAAGATATCCTGATGAGTGTGGCTGAAATCCAATTTTCCAATAAAGACTCCCAAGATTAA
- a CDS encoding alpha/beta hydrolase: MMKAVFFLYFLFLSSLGLHAQSSIKLYAGKATGSEEWTWTEKVITPSPGNRILFDVSEPELLHFPAPKDNANGTAIIVAPGGAFHILSIDNEGIRIAEWLNGLGISAFVLKYRLVKSKTDNPFETLMPLMQDKDKLDSINAPVVEMAKNDGIEAMKYLRTNADELGIDPQKIGFMGFSAGGTVTMSVALSAPEEWKPDFLAPVYLYRKAVIGSLMPQKKTPIFVAVASDDELDFMPHSVSLYQDWFAAGHPSELHVYENGGHGFGFAKKGTSSDQWTINFEHWLRIRGLIDKP; the protein is encoded by the coding sequence ATGATGAAAGCCGTTTTTTTCCTTTACTTCTTGTTTCTTTCAAGCCTCGGGTTACACGCCCAAAGCAGCATTAAGCTATATGCTGGAAAGGCCACCGGTTCTGAAGAATGGACCTGGACAGAAAAAGTAATTACCCCATCTCCTGGCAACCGCATCCTCTTTGATGTATCGGAACCGGAATTGTTGCATTTTCCCGCACCAAAGGATAATGCCAATGGCACAGCCATAATCGTAGCTCCCGGAGGCGCATTTCATATTTTATCCATAGACAATGAAGGTATCAGGATAGCTGAATGGTTAAACGGATTAGGTATTTCGGCTTTTGTGTTGAAATACAGATTGGTAAAAAGTAAAACCGATAACCCTTTTGAAACCTTAATGCCCTTAATGCAGGACAAGGATAAACTTGACTCCATCAATGCCCCTGTCGTGGAAATGGCCAAAAATGATGGAATTGAGGCTATGAAATATCTCAGGACCAATGCCGATGAATTGGGCATAGATCCCCAAAAAATCGGGTTTATGGGTTTTTCGGCTGGAGGAACTGTCACGATGTCTGTAGCATTAAGTGCTCCTGAAGAATGGAAACCTGATTTTCTGGCTCCGGTTTACCTTTACAGAAAAGCAGTTATAGGCTCGTTAATGCCGCAGAAAAAGACCCCGATTTTCGTGGCTGTTGCTTCTGATGATGAGCTGGACTTTATGCCCCACAGTGTATCCCTCTATCAGGATTGGTTTGCAGCAGGCCATCCTTCAGAATTGCATGTGTATGAAAATGGCGGACATGGATTTGGATTTGCGAAAAAAGGAACAAGCTCAGACCAATGGACAATTAATTTTGAACATTGGCTCCGGATTAGAGGGCTTATTGATAAGCCATAA
- a CDS encoding phytanoyl-CoA dioxygenase family protein, whose translation MQTGYENTKDKIDGSDDLPGNPTTSVNGSNRLNDRSNGKPLRILSEEDWQFWIQNGYVVIKNAVPKSQVKDTADFLWEFEDKDPNNPDTWYKNPYNEMEMKELVGTGMVEVYNHQHLWNNRQMPKIYHAFVDIWGTEKLWVTIDRANLNFPIRPGHEYKAFIHWDYDPETRPQNVQGVLALADQTDENMGGFQCIPELYREYETWKLTQPTDRNRFLPDISGMEDKIVKVKLEAGDLLIFNSLLPHGIRANRSDKVRMAQYISMVPAEEENDLLREWRINSWKNRTAPTGYAFPGDPRNWEQTRYETAVLSPLGRKLLGLDRW comes from the coding sequence ATGCAAACAGGTTATGAAAATACAAAGGATAAAATAGATGGTTCTGATGACTTACCCGGTAACCCTACCACTTCCGTCAACGGCAGCAACCGTCTCAATGACAGATCAAATGGGAAACCCTTAAGGATACTCAGCGAGGAAGATTGGCAATTTTGGATCCAGAATGGTTATGTTGTCATCAAAAATGCAGTCCCCAAATCTCAGGTAAAAGATACAGCAGATTTTCTGTGGGAATTTGAAGACAAGGATCCCAACAATCCCGATACCTGGTATAAAAACCCCTACAATGAAATGGAAATGAAGGAATTGGTAGGGACCGGGATGGTGGAAGTGTACAATCATCAACATCTCTGGAACAACCGGCAAATGCCGAAAATCTATCATGCCTTTGTGGATATTTGGGGTACTGAAAAGCTATGGGTGACAATCGATCGGGCCAACTTAAATTTCCCAATCCGGCCCGGCCATGAATACAAGGCTTTCATCCATTGGGATTATGACCCGGAAACCAGGCCTCAAAATGTACAGGGTGTACTGGCATTGGCAGACCAAACGGATGAAAACATGGGTGGATTTCAGTGTATCCCTGAACTTTACCGGGAGTATGAGACATGGAAACTTACCCAGCCAACTGATAGAAACCGCTTCCTTCCTGATATCAGCGGTATGGAAGACAAGATTGTCAAAGTCAAACTTGAAGCAGGTGATTTATTGATTTTCAACAGTTTGCTGCCCCATGGCATCCGTGCCAACCGATCCGATAAAGTCAGGATGGCGCAGTATATCTCGATGGTGCCCGCTGAGGAGGAGAATGATCTTCTTAGAGAATGGCGCATCAATTCCTGGAAAAACCGTACAGCCCCTACAGGATATGCATTTCCGGGAGATCCAAGAAACTGGGAACAGACCAGATATGAAACAGCTGTTTTATCACCTTTGGGCAGGAAATTACTTGGACTGGATAGGTGGTGA
- a CDS encoding sulfatase family protein, translating into MKFNWVLTLLILILACSPKPSETIVSKRPNIIFIMSDDHAYQAISAYDKRLIQTPNIDRLASMGMLFTNASVTNSICAPSRATILTGKHSHLNGKVDNHFHFDTTNITFPQILQQAGYQTAMFGKLHFGNNPKGFDQFKILPGQGAYYNPEFITKYEGNITVNGYVTDIITDMTLYWLGNERKEDQPFLLMYLHKAPHRSWLMAERHLEEFTNRTFPEPATLFDDYSGRTSPAAEAEMNILKHMSWAGDHKVFPELMDELGIPEIGFDKPRYEFEYSRFDASQMENFRRAYGKVNEAFAKVYPSMTDEEKMRWKYQRYMQDYLGTIQAVDENMGRLLDYLEANGLMENTIIVYTSDQGFYLGEHGWYDKRFIYDESFKTPLLISWPGKVKAGSRSDELVQNLDFAQTFLEAAGIQAPSDMQGESLIPILTGQNDKWTRDAVYYHYYEYPAEHMVNRHYAIVTKDYKLVHYYYVEDQWELLDRNKDPLELKNFYDDPAYVEIKADLHRRLAALREKYQDNTAISQRYIDEFMKDALDGKVFGVSKEKAYEIMQRRERGTER; encoded by the coding sequence CTGTAGCCCCAAACCCTCTGAAACGATAGTCTCCAAAAGACCCAATATTATTTTTATCATGTCAGATGATCATGCCTATCAGGCGATATCTGCTTATGATAAGCGATTGATCCAAACGCCAAACATCGACAGACTGGCCAGCATGGGCATGTTGTTTACCAATGCCAGTGTGACCAATTCGATCTGTGCCCCATCCCGGGCTACCATACTTACAGGTAAGCATTCCCACCTCAACGGTAAAGTGGATAACCATTTCCATTTTGATACTACGAATATCACCTTTCCACAAATTCTCCAACAGGCCGGTTACCAGACAGCCATGTTCGGAAAATTACATTTTGGCAACAATCCCAAGGGCTTTGACCAGTTTAAAATCCTTCCCGGCCAAGGGGCCTATTACAATCCTGAATTCATTACCAAGTATGAAGGCAATATTACTGTCAATGGTTACGTGACAGACATTATCACCGATATGACCTTGTATTGGTTGGGAAATGAGCGCAAAGAAGACCAGCCATTCTTATTGATGTACCTGCATAAGGCTCCTCATAGGTCTTGGTTGATGGCGGAAAGGCATTTGGAGGAATTTACCAACCGGACCTTTCCAGAGCCTGCCACGCTCTTTGATGATTATAGTGGTAGGACTTCCCCGGCAGCAGAAGCTGAAATGAATATCCTGAAGCACATGAGCTGGGCGGGGGACCATAAGGTTTTTCCTGAATTGATGGATGAATTGGGGATTCCAGAAATTGGCTTTGATAAGCCCAGGTATGAATTTGAATACAGCCGGTTTGATGCTTCACAAATGGAGAATTTCAGGAGAGCTTATGGCAAAGTAAATGAAGCTTTTGCCAAGGTTTATCCTAGCATGACAGATGAGGAGAAAATGCGCTGGAAATACCAACGCTACATGCAGGATTATCTGGGAACCATACAGGCGGTAGATGAAAATATGGGCCGCTTGTTAGATTATTTAGAAGCCAATGGCCTGATGGAAAATACCATCATCGTGTATACCTCGGACCAAGGTTTTTATTTGGGAGAGCATGGTTGGTACGACAAGCGATTTATTTATGATGAGTCCTTTAAGACACCTCTCCTGATATCCTGGCCAGGAAAAGTAAAAGCAGGTTCCCGATCAGATGAATTGGTTCAGAATCTTGATTTTGCCCAAACATTCCTGGAGGCTGCAGGTATCCAAGCTCCCTCGGACATGCAGGGAGAGAGCCTGATTCCTATTCTCACAGGGCAGAATGATAAATGGACTCGGGATGCAGTATATTACCATTATTATGAGTACCCAGCCGAACACATGGTCAATAGGCACTATGCCATCGTGACCAAAGATTACAAATTGGTGCATTATTATTACGTGGAAGATCAGTGGGAATTATTGGATAGAAATAAGGATCCCCTGGAGTTAAAAAATTTTTATGATGATCCGGCCTATGTAGAAATCAAAGCAGATCTTCACCGAAGACTTGCGGCACTTAGGGAAAAATACCAGGACAATACCGCTATCTCTCAGCGCTATATCGATGAATTTATGAAAGATGCCCTGGATGGGAAAGTATTTGGGGTAAGTAAAGAAAAGGCCTATGAGATTATGCAGAGGCGGGAAAGGGGGACCGAGCGTTAA